ACGTGTCGGGTCTCCTCCGGCTCAAGCGAAGCGTAGACCGCTTCGCCTTTCGAAACGAACTGATGCAGGCGGAACGCGAACAGCGGATGGCCGTTTGCATCCCTGCAGCCGTACGCCGACAGCAGTGTCTCACGTAGCTGGGCCTCGCAAGAATCCCGATCCAGGTTCGTCAGTTTCGCAAGCGAAGCTGCGGCACCCTCGTCGCCGGATAGCGAGCGCGGCACGCACCGACCCAGCCGTCCGCTTCCCGCTTCCCTTCGAACGCCAAGCGTCGTTTCAATCCAGGCAAACAACGGATCAGCCAGGATCGAGTCCGTATCCCTCTCCGGAAGTTGAACCGGAGGCTGCAACCGGTTTCGGAGCCCCTCGACCACAATCGGGTCAGAGAAGTCCTGTTCCGGCGTAACGCGGCGAAGTGTCTCACCTATCACCCGTTGGGGCTTGACCGTAACCCCGAACAGCCGGGATGCGAGGGCTGCCACTTCATTTCGCTGCTCGGCCCATGTGCCGCTGCCCGCGAGGGTTGCCGACGTACCGACGTGCAACAGTTGCTTCGCGACGCACGCCTCTCGCAGTCGGCGCACGAGCATCGCAACATCCGCGCCCTGACGTCCGCGGTAGGTGTGCAACTCGTCGAGTACAAGGAACCGCAGGCCCGTCGCCGCAGTGATTAGCTGGTAGTCCCAAGGCCGGGTCAGTACCAACTCCAGCATCACGTAGTTCGTAAGCAGGATATCGGGCGGATTGGAAATAATCTCCTTCCGCTCATCGTCGGGTTCCTGGCCGGTGTAGCGCCGGAAGGTCACCGGCGAATGACCGTCCGGGTAGCCCAAGCACAAGAACTTCTCAAGTTCGCCCATCTGGCTGT
The DNA window shown above is from Acidobacteriota bacterium and carries:
- a CDS encoding DEAD/DEAH box helicase, whose protein sequence is MDVFSLRDNVIRDYGAYVRSFLTIKDERIRQLVDQEMDTGFLWPDPLIQLSPAFESGDTLQQLIDAGELHPECINIFREKREDGRLGAPFQLHRHQVDGIRAARAGDSYVLTTGTGSGKSLAYIVPIVDHVLRRGSGKGIQAIIVYPVNALANSQMGELEKFLCLGYPDGHSPVTFRRYTGQEPDDERKEIISNPPDILLTNYVMLELVLTRPWDYQLITAATGLRFLVLDELHTYRGRQGADVAMLVRRLREACVAKQLLHVGTSATLAGSGTWAEQRNEVAALASRLFGVTVKPQRVIGETLRRVTPEQDFSDPIVVEGLRNRLQPPVQLPERDTDSILADPLFAWIETTLGVRREAGSGRLGRCVPRSLSGDEGAAASLAKLTNLDRDSCEAQLRETLLSAYGCRDANGHPLFAFRLHQFVSKGEAVYASLEPEETRHVTLRAQQFVPGTGRDKILLALAFCRECGQEYYTVRRGQNEGGRPVYMTRSLSDRLDTEDGVAGYLYISQTEPWPDKPADFIPKLPDTWLDTTGSSVTVRRNQRENLALLKQVWVG